In Salvelinus sp. IW2-2015 unplaced genomic scaffold, ASM291031v2 Un_scaffold2165, whole genome shotgun sequence, the sequence CTCCACTGACTCTCCATTGACTCTCCACTGACTCTCCAGTGACTCAACACTGACTCTCCATTGACTCATCACTGACTCTCCACTGACTCTCAACTGACTCTCCCTTGACTCTCTGTGAAGAGCTTTTGATTTGTTGTTATGTTTGAACATGCGTCTGTTTTCAGAGAGTGAGAAGTCCCGAGGCTAACCAGGAGATTTGTGTCCCTCATCCAGGTTCTCTGGCAGAAACTTCTCCTGCTCCGTTCACAGTGATGGTTCAGGTTTGACCTGTGAGGACCTGGACAGCTGTTCCTTTGCTGAGGAGGTGTCCCGTATCGACCTGACCATCTACTTCAGGAGCAACTACCTCCTAGAGGACTACACCGTTACACCGTTCTACATACGAGAAATAGGTACAGTAAGGCCAAGGANCTAGAGGACTACACCGTTACACCGTTCTACATACGAGAAATAGGTACAGTAAGGCCAAGGAAAACATGTCCTCCACACTCATTCACTGGGATTAGCATTGTCACATCATTCAGGTTAATATACCGTACATCTCATTCCATCCTTGTTGCTTTCTGTTGTGCAGTACATCATAGGATTCATATGGCCACCGCTTCATCCAATTTAAACGTTCAGTAATATTGGTTCTGTCtggtctccttctctccctcgtcAGTGAAGACAGACAAGATCCACATCACCAAGGTGGAGGGGAACACCTTTCAGTGGGAGTACCCTGCGACGTGGAGCCTCCCACGCTCTTACTATCCCCTTACATTCCAGGTCAAAGTGGTCCACGCCAGGGACAGCTGTGACTCTGAAAAACAGGTAGAAGCCCATTTTTATACAACAATTTTGTTCTTGAAATCCTCAATATCGCGATTTGTGATAATGTCTTGATGAACCATRTAATCTAGTCTGTGATACTTGGTCAATCTTTACAATCATTACTTTTACAACACGGTACTCTGTAATTGTGACTTCATACATGAATTKATGTGTAGAAGAACATTATCACCAGGGATGAAATTCTAAGGTGAGGgtaccatctctcctctcttgatATATAGGTCCTTCTAAAGGAAACCAAKGAAACAAAGTTAACCGTAGTTCACAGCTCCAAGAAGTATCGTTTCTGCCTCCGGGCGAAGGATGAACTGGTTGACTGTCCCTGGTGTCAGTGGACCCATTATGAGTGAGTAGTCTTTTTCACTAGCTCTCTAGCTTTTTCattcactttctttttttcttctgtttatttgtagtaaatactttcttaaaaRGTTMTTTTTTTCRTTCTTAAAACTGCMTTGTTTAATTAAGGGCTTSTAAGTAAGAAATTCACTCTAAGGTCTKAACCTGTTCTATTCGGCYCAttggacaaataacatttgatttgattagctgtAATACACAGCTTTATGAGAAGTTTAGCAGTGTCAAACTTTCAACAGTGCTAAACAGTGCATTGACGAAAGGTTTGTGTCTGTCTTTGTACAACAGGGTAAAGCATAAATATAAGAAACATTGACAGGTATGATAGCTCAACCTARAACATTTGAATAGTATGTTATTTCAACATCACTTTTCAGTTAATGTGAAGTTTCTAGAAAAATATCTAATTTCTTTCTCTTTATAGTGAAAAGGAAAGCACATCCAGATGACAGACAACACACTCAGCTTCAACCATCACATCCAAATATGTCTCGTCACTCAACAGATATTTTGTTTTACATTATACCGAAGAGAATAAAATGCAATGTAGTATATTATGATTGTTGTAATTCGAATGTAAGGAAAGTTATTGACTTATTTGTAATAGTTCTGAAATGTAACCATGATTTATGTTATTTATCTCGTGTTTTTCATTACTGTAGCARGAATATTTGTCTAAATAATGAAATAGATGCAAAAATAAAAGCCCTGCACTCAGATACATGCCCCTGTTAATTTGTTAGCCATACATCTGAATCAGCAAATCatcatttgtatatatatttttttaaattatccctTTTTAAAGGCACtagaattcgttttttttttttttttacaatggttACACTAATGTAACTGACTGTGTATAAAAATCAGACTGGAAAAAGGAgcttttgtaaaaaatattttaatttacaGTCGGGATATGTTCACAACAGGAATCCAGTGTCCACTTGTTAAAACATGTTCATGTTGTCTGACATACAACAGTCTGCTAATTAAATATCACAGGACACAACGAATGTGATGATTTGTAAAAGATGAGGAAACCAAGCTATTGTGAAGAGAACTTAACTGAGGTAACAATATGACAAACTGACAACTTAAACCAATAATAGGTTGAGTCTGTTAGATgacaatgtaatgtaaatgttgagcggcttcactgcaggaAGGTTGTACATTttaacattaaaaataaaaaataaagtattttttttttaaagtgctgCTGCTTAAGCAACAGACATGATTTACTATTGTCAGTCATCCACATGTGTATTCAGTGCCTGGGATGCCTGGGTAAGTATACACAGCTTGTTAaatgtccttgtaaataagaatttgttcttaactgacttgcctagttaaataaaaaMGATAGTACCTTCATTTAACAACTGAAatgcatatttatatttatttacctttGATACCCGACATGAAGGTAGCAAAACATTGTTTACAAGAAAACAAAGTAGTAAGGAAgtctgtaaaataaatatttacaatCCAAAACAGATAGTTTAAAATATTATGTAAACCCCAACAGTTATTAATTTCCTCCGATAGCAGTTGATCTTTAGCTTATTGCATAACTTTGCAGGATGACGTGAGAGAATGAACGCTCCAGTGTTACRGCCAATGGATAAAGCAAATGTAAGCAAATATTGAATTTACTGTCAGAGACGGTTGCCTTTTAAAGAGACAACTAGTAAGGGATAGAAAGGTGTCCGACTCAATGTTCTGAACCATATCCCTTCTTCCAACTGAAAATATACAACTCTATTTACAAATAAACCTCATAAAAGCYGAGAACTCTGATCTGAGTTTAGTGTCTAGTGCTTGGGCTGAGTCTGCCAAACACAATGCCTTTAATTGCCCCCTCCCCCCGCCAAAAAACCTCTCCCCCCCAAACAAAAACTCTAAGTGCCTTTTCCCCATTTATTTTCAGTCACTCCARTACAACAACTATTGTTTGGTTCAGTGGACCTAACAATTGCCTGAGAATATGAAAGAAATGTTCAGTTCAAATCAAAGTTGGGTCAAATGAATCATATTTTAAAAATACAGTGTAACCAGGTACAGAGATATATTTGGTTTCCAGGCAAGCATAGCTGATGTCAACAGAcaatgaggaaaaacaaaaaactgtCTGATGGACAACGTCACCCGTCTCCTTCTGAAATGACCTCTGTGACCAGCAGCAGCAAATGGACGTCACACTCCTAATAGAGGCCGAATCCACCTCAGTGTCAGACTGTGCACTCGGTAACACTCGGTGACTGTGCCAGCTTCACTCGGTGACTGTGCCAGCTTCACTCGGTGACTGTGCCAGCTTCACTCGGTGACTGTGCCAGCTTCACTCGGTGACTGTGCCAGCTTCACTACATCTACTTGGTATGGTGGTATCAGAGGAGAGAGCTGCAagccagggggagaggagagagccaggGGGAGAgccaggggaagaggagagagccaggggaagaggagagagccagggggagaggagagagccaggggaagaggagagagccagGYGGAGAGYYCCAGGAGAGagccagggggagaggagagagccagggggagaggagagagccagggggagagtagaggagagaataCAGAACACTATCAGTACAGAACAAACTCATGTTCGTATAACTCTGAGGTTAAGTGGCATAGCTACAGATGACAGTCACTAATCTGAAAGAACGATTGGGTGAAAcctaacaaaaaaaacattgcatgtAAACTGAGTACTGATAGGTGTAAACCGAGTACGGATAGGTGTAAACTGAGTACTGGTAGGTGTAAACTGAGTACTGATAGGTGTAAACTGAGTACTGGTAGGTGTAAACTGAGTACTGATAGGTGTATAGTATTTACTGTGTCTCCCAGACTGAAGTCAACAGAGAAAGACATAGATGAGGGAAGAACAGAAGTTTAAAAAACAAGCCAAACAATAGGAAACAGCTCCCAGTCAGAAACGGGCAGTCGTGGTTTGGTGAGGGCTTGAGTGTCCAGCACTGTTCCTGGTTGAGGAATGACCATCCCTTCACACATCCACAACAATGCTCTCACTGGCTCTGTTTCTTAGTGCGATACCTGCAGAAATACAACACAYCAATGGTCACAGAGCTATGATCATCTAGTAGAACAAGAGAAAAGGTCAGGACTGAAGCAGCAAAACAACAGGAAAGTACGTTAAGACGAAGTTAGTTGCAGAATCAGTAACCTCACCTCTCCCAATGCTTATGGTTGAGACCTGAGAAGTCCTCCAGTTTGGCAATCTCTTTAAGATACTGAGACAGTTTGAAGAGCTCTTTGTCTTTTTCACGGTTTAAGTGCGCTTTCATGAATGGACGTATCTAAAGGGGGGGACATTGAAAATGGGTTGTATCAAAATTAACACCATAATGACAGCTGACAACTCGAAGACTCAAGGAGGTTTTGGTAAGGTTTTGGTAAGGTTAATTATTGAAAACTGACATTAAAACGCAGAGGGCTCTATTTTCACCTGGCCTTAAGCCATCACTATTGTCAAAACACACGCTAGTTTGCAATTGACCTGTTAAAGCCTTCACACGTCTATTTTCCAACCCTGGCTCAGGATTGGTCATGTACCTCTCTTATAGGAACTCTCTtgcgctgaggtgggaggggtggtaaTATCTGAGTGGAGGGTGGTCAATATCTGAGGTGGAGGTGGTTaatatctgaggtgggaggggtgtaATATCTGAGGTGGGAGTGTGTATCTGAGGTGGGAGGGTGGTAAATTTGAGGTGGGAGGTGGTTAATATCTGAGGTGGAGGGGTGGTaatatctgaggtgggaggggtggtaaTATCTGAGGTGGGGGGGTGGTaatatctgaggtgggagggtggtaatatctgaggtgggaggggtgtaATTCTGAGGTGGAGGGTGGTAATATCTTAGGTGGGAGGGGTGGTaatatctgaggtgggagggtggtaatatctgaggtgggaggggtggtatATCTGAGGGAGGGTGTAGCGAGAAAGGGATTTGGCAGCGGAAATCAGCGGGGGTCAGGGGGAGAGCGGGAAAACATCGGGAAGACGAGACACGATACGTTGGCGAAAATCAAGCCGACGACTATTGCTGAGGGTGGAAAAGACAAAGAGTAAAACGAGGAATGATACACAAAGACTGTGATAGGTGACGCCGTGAACCGAGTACGGCCTGAAGAAGGTCTGCCACCATATCTCAGTCCATAAGATGATAAAGTATACCGTCGAGGGGAAAGGCGATAAGCACTCCACTGCGAGGTATATCTGAGTGGGAGGGGTGTAATATCTGAGGTGCTGTTCTTAAAAATCATACGCTAATTTCAGGCAGCTCTGGTGGGATATTTAAAAACCCAACCAACATGTGGTCTTAGTGGTAACGATGGCTGGACTTCCAGCGCTACGATAGCATTACGTTAGGTTTGTTAATATAGAGCCCAGACTCTCAAACAAACGCTGGTCTCTTATAATGGCCGGCCATCACATTTGAGCAAATATTACGCCAGCCTCTAATTAGTGTCGGGGTCCATAGAAGTGTAATTACACGTGTAGGCATTTTACTGGTCTGCTCCAGTGGATWCCACAGCATCTCCACCTCAGTCAATACACACGTCTGTCCACGTAACCAGTGAGGAGAACTGATTGGTTCACCCCTTTAGTGACATTTTTGCAACGCGTTCTAAATGCAATATGTTTTCTAACTATCAAACTGAACTGATGGACGACAATGATGTTATACACCTGTAGAGTAAGACAACCTCATAACGGGGTGAGCTGGTCTCCCTTTTAATCCTCCATCCAGAAAGTACCACGACCTCKGAAACMGAGCAGATTTTACTCAGAKTATTGAAAGTTTACtgtagctagcgactggaacgagctgcaacaaacactcaaactggacagttttatctcaatctcttcattcaaagactcaatcatggacactcttactgacagttgtggctgctttgtgtgatgtattattgtgtctaacttcttgccctttgtgcttttatctgtgcccaataatgtttgtaccatgctttgtgctgctaccatgttgtgttgctaccatgttgttgtcatgttgctaccatgctgtgttgtcatgtgttgctgccttgctatgttttaggtctctctttWtgtagtgttgtctctcttgtcgtgatgtgtgtgatgtgatgtgttttgtcacacacacacacactttttattttaaatcccagcccccgtccccacaggaggcttTTTGGTaagacgtcattgtaaataaaatgtttttcttaactgacttgcccagttaaataaaggttaaataaaaaatccacaCCTCCAATGGTAATAAATGGCGTCTCAAACAACCGCAAGTGAAGCAAAGAAACACCCGGTCTTGTAATGTAAGTTCTACCAGAACTTACCTTCAGTCCGTTCTGTGGGTTCATTAGGAAATTTCTGCCAATGTCGTCAAACATGATAGTGTTCCTCTTGCTGTAGAACTCACTGTACTTTCCCCATATCACCCCAAGAGGCTTCACCTGaaacacacccaccacaacactGACTGGAGACAGTTCCATCAGGCAACTGGGACATGAATCAGTGGGATTTATGAGGTTGTCTGCTCCAGTGTAGGCCCACTCACCTCCACTACACCCCTCTTAGGCGTGTGCACCGTGATCATAGCTGCACTGTCCAGCATGAAGGTGATCTTYTAGTTAGGGTTGTCTGTCACTCCCAGCTCCTGAGAAACCAGAGGGCACGGTGAGACAGTCACATACACCACAACAGGAAGGCAACATCTGATCTGACATTCTATACTACAGGTCAACACCGCATATTAAATCACTGCTGCTCAATATGCATGTGTATAGTGCTCTCAATGGAAGTTTACATgttgtgaaaaatatttttggggaaacaCTGCCCCTTTCTGGCCATGAAGTCAACAAATTGAGACTGATAWaaaaataaaaaataaaacttatCAGACGGGAATACTTACTTTCATTTTAGCATCAATCCACTTCATACTCGTGGCAGCTAGAACAAATTAAACACAAATTAGGGCCAGTTAACTTCAACTTTCCATGTACAGCAAAACAAGCAGTTTGGTACTTACACCAGATGACGATGTCATAGTCCTCATACGCCGAGGTCAGGAACTCATGGAGAAAAGGCCTCATGAGCTCTTGTCCCGTCTCGGCACATGACTTATGATCTGGAATAAAACAAATCACAGAGAAACATGCtcaaacgtttaaaaaaaataaaaaaaataaactgcaTAAGGACAAGGGTATAAAATCTTTCAATAATATTCTAAATtcttaaaatctaaaatatatttcatatttagaaaattgtgaaattatTAAATCACTTAACTAGGCAAACAGCAGTGCCCAGTGCAGTTTTGATAGTCTTCCTACTCACCAAACAACGTGTAGTCCACATCTAGTACCAACAGACTCTTTCCTGCCCTGGGTGGGTTCATCCCCTCCACTTTGTAGTCTTTGACACGGCGGGCTATCTTGGCCAAGTTCTCCTctctaaagaaaacaaaaaagMGCGTTAAGTTAAAACAAGATATTGGACTGACTATGTGATCTTAGAAAACATACCGTAGAGTGCCAAGCGAAGTTTGAGKCGAATCAATTCATTACTTGTATGACTGAAACTACAGTATAAATTATTTGGATCTGCAAAGTCCTACTGCACCTGTTCTGTACTTCAATCACCTCTTCTTCAATGTCAAAGTCATTGACAATGTCATCATTCTCTGGGGGAGGTGCTAAAACTTCTTCCTTCACAAAACAAAACGATGGAGTGTTATGAGGCCAAGGTCTTTGACATGCTAAAGTTAGAAAAATCAACTCTYCAAGTCAGTGCTTGTCGTGACATTGCTTCTGGTAAACAGCTGGAKGCAGGCTTCACCAATCACAGTCCTCGGTGTGGAATGGTTCACCATACAGTTTAGTACAAGAGCAGAAGGACGAGGAACCCACCAgactctcctccctgctgcccaTCATCATGATCTTGGTATTGGGTTTCAGCTTCAGTGAACCAAGCTTCACTTGGTCCTCTGCTGGTTtgcctgggagagagacagaaccatTAAGACGTGATCAATCCCATATCCAGACAACTCAGAAAAAGGCAGAAGTCCACAACGGTGTGAAGCGTGAGAGGGAAAATACTTCCATACAATCTGTGCTGCACGTGCCAATTAACTCTCAAATGCAGTAAAACAGTTATTGGCCTTTACAGCTGCCATCCACAGATGGGTTTTTACCTTTGACCTTTAATCCTAGGAGTTTCTGCCTCTCTGGGAGAACCCCTGTCAGGGACTTGATGGACTGCTTGAGGTCCAGCACAGTGTCCTCTTCGGAGAGTGTCCTGATGGAGTACTCCTGCCCTCCCCATTTAAtgatcacagacacagacatgctgGTGCGAACCTCCTGCAACAACTGTACGAGACCACAATAATAACTCTCAGATAACTACACATCCAGAAACCAGAACAGCAAAGCAATCTTATTGGAGATTCATTGCTTCCAGTactttgcaatgaaaacaacttctaAATTAAGTTTAATATGGCTACCATATAGTTTGTTAGTTAGCTACTTAGGTTAGGGATGGCCTAGTATTATCTTCGTAGATAGATTCAGCTCACGCCATTcaataaattagctagctagcaaacgttagctagctagttattatCCGCAATTTATCAATCACACAGATGCGATCTGATCAAATGATGATTGAACAAAAAATGTACATCATGTCTGGCATTACTAAGAAAAAATMACTTGCGTGTCTCTCATTCATCCAGCtcgagctagctagcaagctaattcGATGGCCTGCCAGCCATGGACTGTTATTTTTACAAGAGTAAAGACAATCAGATGCGCATTCATACCTACAAATTGCGGTGTGCCACAAATCCCTTCGTTTCTGTGGTGTGCTGGAACACGTGCTACGACGtgtaataaatgtgtaaagtaaGTGCTTCCTTAAAACTCAGTTTCATTCAGTGTTGTTTAATCAGCAGTCGCTTCTGTCGCCCGGTTTGTTACCAAGCACGCTTCGTTTATAACTTCCTGTGGGTGTACTACTAAAATACCGACAGATGGAGACAAATAGCAAGAGATAAAGGTTCAATAGCCAGCGCTTGCAAATGCATTGATTTATTCCATTTTTAACTACACAGTCACCGAATAATATACTTTAAGTTATATTGATTCACCTAAATGTCGGCTTTGTGCTGTAGTATGTAATTTTATTTTGTCTAAAaagttacatttattttaaactctcagttccattacattacacataagagtcattggacagAAGGCGTCTACTCACGACCGGCCCGCTCATTAGCAGGATTAGGCGGTCGCCTATTGCATCAGATTGAGggcggcattttctgagctaaacagACCAaaacgcacctccaacaacacatacaACCTCACATAATACTgtccaaaaacaatgacaatttcacttaaccagtggcatatgggctttttaggtgagagCTGATGCCGCTCTGTGATAAACTGGGCCCACTTTGTCAAAAGTAAGGATGGGtaatattttgcttgtccattcccggcgctatgggctttttaggtgagagCTGATGCCGCTCTGTGATAAACTGGGCCCACTTTGTCAAAAGTAAGGATGGGtaatattttgcttgtccattcccagcgctCTTCTCTAGGGTGATGTTGGAGAgactcattgctgcaactccacCAACGTTTTGTGAAAAAAATGTACCTAACATAAATCCTGTAGCACATATAGGATTTGGCAGAAAtagtatgtggccttttctgtagcctacaggttgGAGATAAAAtggatgacaatgtaatgagacggacactttttacatcatgcaggtttcttcgatcaaatagcctaaccttaATGGCgctcaatcaaatcaaaaatgcGCAGttatgttaacaaacaacatatcctaaaaactggactggtcaaagtaaaatggacaatatgaaatggacaatcacaactgttgtccaggagtttcatcccattgtcatgatcagtggtttcaagtttgtatctatCAATTTTTGAAAAGCTGATcatagagaaaaataaaatacttctgcatttcccactgtgtaaacacattgcacaTATAATCAtaataactcctgataaagttgggtagctgatattcagtgTTTAAATAGCCACATTGATTCATTARAGGAATCAGGACCAATAAACCAATGCAACGGCCCGTTTTACAAAAagtgggcctaccacatggatgagtattcataaaattccattgctggcagacatggtaggctacaccccagtaagcatgGACCGACGCTGACGCCTTTTGGACATCTGTTTTGGYTGCAGTCCAGAAcggccttgatttccacatccacgGACATTGATTTGTGGTGCGGTCCGGGAATAAGCTTTtaatgcatatggaaaatgtatgtgatcttttatttcagcttatgaaacatgggaccagcactttacatgttgcgtttatatttttgtttagtgtagcaTGCTCATAATGGAAGAAGGCCGCCagaaacgtgttgtcactgaaaaatactgttggctgcaactgtgataaagccATTAAAACAGTATACAGTgagtgtatattttgcatttgtgaaattaatgAATTCTTTTAATttgatatgaaagtaaagggctttatgtttGTAGAACCTAATTGCATTTGAGAATCAATTCATGTTTACATGGCGTATTTGTCTGTTTTGGCTGACAGAGCAWGTCTACCTCTGTAAATGACAAGGTCCTTGGAGTAAAAGTACTAGGGCTAGGTGTTTATATACTCACGTCATGTGTACACCAAACAAACAGTGAYGAATATGTGAAATACCatgt encodes:
- the LOC112073151 gene encoding LOW QUALITY PROTEIN: ubiquitin-like domain-containing CTD phosphatase 1 (The sequence of the model RefSeq protein was modified relative to this genomic sequence to represent the inferred CDS: substituted 1 base at 1 genomic stop codon); this translates as MSVSVIIKWGGQEYSIRTLSEEDTVLDLKQSIKSLTGVLPERQKLLGLKVKGKPAEDQVKLGSLKLKPNTKIMMMGSREESLEEVLAPPPENDDIVNDFDIEEEVIEVQNREENLAKIARRVKDYKVEGMNPPRAGKSLLVLDVDYTLFDHKSCAETGQELMRPFLHEFLTSAYEDYDIVIWSATSMKWIDAKMKELGVTDNPNXKITFMLDSAAMITVHTPKRGVVEVKPLGVIWGKYSEFYSKRNTIMFDDIGRNFLMNPQNGLKIRPFMKAHLNREKDKELFKLSQYLKEIAKLEDFSGLNHKHWERYRTKKQSQ